A window from Triplophysa dalaica isolate WHDGS20190420 chromosome 3, ASM1584641v1, whole genome shotgun sequence encodes these proteins:
- the klhl24a gene encoding kelch-like protein 24a produces the protein MVLILGRRLNHENSGGVPESPAIKRKVFEMDSKNLNEVYNFSSGSSHSETVLQVFNEFRDSRLFTDVIISVQGREFPCHRAVLSACSSYFRAMFCNDHRESQEMLVEINGIQADAMDTFLQYVYTGRACITTNNVQFLFETSSLFHIVTLRDACAKFLEEQLDPCNCLGIQRFADAHSLKQLASRCRGFALQNFPEVAQHEEFLDLRKDELEEYLGSDELSVGREEFVFEAVMRWVYHNVEYRRPVLKDLLQHVRLPLLHPNYFVQTVEGDQLIQNAPECYQLLHEARRYHVLGNEMMSPRTRPRRSTGFSEVIVVVGGCERVGGFNLPYTECYDPVTGEWKSLAKHPEYTKSEYAVCALRNDILVSGGRINTTYVWMYNSQLNLWIKVASLNKGRWRHKMTVLLGKAYAVGGYDGQCCLSNVEVYDSFSNRWTEVTPMKEAVYSPAVTSCAGKLFVIGGQPNESTCSNKVQCYDPETDSWQLKACVPFTKPNISAVSLNNLIYVCGGLTKAIYCYDPSHDQWMHVVSTFNKQESCGISVCNGKIFILGGRGENGEASDNILSYDPASGIITGVAAMPRPITYHGCVTIQRFSEKHRKP, from the exons ATGGTGCTCATTCTGGGTCGCCGCCTTAATCATGAGAACTCTGGTGGTGTACCAGAATCTCCGGCAATCAAGCGTAAAGTTTTTGAGATGGACTCCAAGAACCTAAACGAGGTTTACAACTTCTCTTCCGGATCTTCTCACTCCGAGACCGTCCTCCAGGTCTTCAACGAGTTCCGAGACAGTCGTCTCTTCACGGATGTGATCATCAGCGTCCAGGGTCGTGAGTTTCCCTGTCACCGCGCCGTGCTGTCGGCATGCAGCAGCTACTTCCGTGCCATGTTCTGTAATGACCATCGGGAGAGCCAAGAGATGCTGGTGGAGATCAACGGCATCCAGGCGGATGCCATGGACACGTTCCTGCAGTACGTTTACACAGGCCGTGCTTGCATCACCACAAACAACGTCCAGTTCCTCTTCGAGACCTCCAGTCTCTTCCATATCGTCACTCTGCGGGACGCATGTGCCAAATTTCTGGAGGAGCAGCTGGACCCGTGCAACTGCCTTGGTATCCAGCGCTTCGCAGATGCTCATTCTCTCAAACAGCTCGCCAGTCGTTGCCGTGGCTTCGCCCTGCAGAATTTCCCAGAAGTGGCACAGCATGAAGAGTTTCTGGACCTGCGCAAGGATGAACTGGAGGAATATTTAGGTAGCGATGAGCTGTCCGTTGGAAGGGAGGAGTTTGTGTTCGAAGCTGTGATGCGTTGGGTCTACCACAATGTAGAGTACCGCCGGCCTGTGCTAAAAGACCTGCTGCAACATGTCCGACTGCCTCTCCTGCATCCAAACTACTTTGTCCAGACG GTGGAAGGTGATCAGCTGATACAGAATGCTCCAGAATGTTACCAGCTGCTGCATGAGGCACGTCGGTACCATGTGCTTGGCAATGAGATGATGTCACCACGTACCAGACCCCGCAG GTCGACAGGATTCTCAGAGGTCATCGTGGTGGTGGGGGGCTGTGAGCGGGTGGGCGGCTTCAATCTGCCCTACACAGAGTGTTACGACCCAGTGACGGGAGAGTGGAAGTCTCTTGCAAAGCACCCAGAGTACACTAAATCTGAGTATGCAGTCTGTGCCCTCCGCAATGACATTCTTGTGTCAG GTGGACGCATCAACACCACTTACGTGTGGATGTATAATTCACAGCTCAACCTCTGGATCAAAGTCGCTTCTCTGAACAAGGGTCGCTGGAGGCACAAGATGACTGTCCTTCTGGGGAag GCATATGCAGTTGGAGGTTATGATGGGCAGTGCTGTCTCAGTAACGTGGAGGTGTATGACTCCTTCTCCAATCGCTGGACTGAGGTCACCCCTATGAAAGAAGCCGTATACTCACCGGCGGTCACCAGCTGCGCGGGAAAACTCTTTGTGATTGGAGGACAACCAAATGAAAGCACCTGCTCCAATAAG GTCCAGTGTTATGACCCAGAGACTGACAGCTGGCAGCTGAAGGCATGTGTTCCCTTCACCAAGCCCAATATTTCTGCCGTGTCTCTCAACAACCTCATCTACGTCTGTGGGGGCCTTACCAAAGCCATCTACTGCTACGATCCTTCACATGACCAGTGGATGCATGTGGTCAGCACCTTTAACAAACAG GAGAGTTGCGGGATATCAGTTTGCAATGGGAAAATCTTCATCTTGGGTGGTCGAGGAGAGAACGGCGAAGCATCCGACAATATCCTGTCCTATGACCCTGCCTCTGGCATCATCACAGGCGTGGCTGCAATGCCGCGCCCCATCACCTACCACGGTTGTGTTACCATACAGCGTTTCAGCGAGAAGCATCGCAAACCCTGA